A single genomic interval of Ruminococcus sp. NK3A76 harbors:
- a CDS encoding signal peptidase I, with product MKKALSIIVNIIAWVILLFALLVTIIVFSSSRNGDTADVFGYIPLTVESDSMKPTFEKGDLIIIKEVDDLYDLKEDDVITYWTIIDGKRVKNTHRIVSINEFESSRSFVMKGDNNEINDEDPVLPADIIGRWNDTKIGGGGKVMDFLRTKKGFFICIVIPMILFFLFELYKFIVTLVEVKKPVLTEADEEAIKKRAIEEYLAEQNKKNGDEDTDSTGADDTSDGQEK from the coding sequence ATGAAAAAGGCGCTTTCGATAATAGTTAATATAATAGCGTGGGTGATACTGCTTTTCGCACTGCTTGTGACAATAATAGTTTTCTCGTCGTCAAGAAACGGCGATACGGCTGATGTCTTCGGGTATATACCACTCACAGTCGAGTCCGACTCGATGAAGCCGACCTTTGAAAAGGGCGACCTTATCATCATAAAAGAGGTCGATGACCTGTACGACTTAAAAGAGGACGACGTTATCACCTACTGGACGATAATCGACGGCAAGCGTGTCAAGAACACCCACCGAATAGTGAGCATCAACGAGTTCGAGTCATCAAGGAGCTTCGTTATGAAGGGCGATAACAACGAGATAAATGACGAAGACCCTGTGCTCCCGGCTGATATTATCGGCAGGTGGAACGACACGAAAATAGGCGGCGGCGGAAAGGTCATGGACTTTCTGCGCACCAAGAAGGGCTTCTTTATCTGCATCGTGATACCGATGATACTCTTCTTCCTGTTTGAGCTGTATAAGTTCATAGTGACGCTGGTAGAGGTCAAGAAGCCGGTGCTCACAGAGGCCGATGAGGAAGCTATAAAGAAGAGAGCAATAGAGGAATATCTCGCCGAGCAGAACAAGAAAAACGGCGATGAGGATACAGACAGCACCGGTGCAGATGATACATCTGACGGTCAGGAGAAGTAA
- a CDS encoding DUF4253 domain-containing protein, giving the protein MSERNITDYLGYEYDKIPLWTTPKELMELWRKEYERGKAEGFIPVIIPIEDRLEDYLEDMEGQDYDAEQLPDVRQFFSAAKENCDDYSQFIGTMTQGDANDLMVSMTDYESGELAECVMIHLPTDKPWEAALLVPFGGWNDCPTPDDMAAVLKYWYEQYGAVPAAITHDTLELVLPKPIPREDASQVAVEQYLFCSDRVTQCTKSGTIGELAGDLSVSTVWYFWWD; this is encoded by the coding sequence ATGAGCGAGAGAAACATTACAGATTATCTGGGCTATGAATATGACAAGATACCCCTCTGGACTACCCCTAAGGAGCTTATGGAGCTCTGGAGGAAGGAATACGAGAGGGGCAAGGCCGAGGGCTTTATCCCGGTGATAATACCTATAGAGGACAGGCTTGAAGACTATCTTGAAGACATGGAGGGGCAGGACTACGATGCAGAGCAGCTGCCCGATGTAAGGCAGTTCTTTTCCGCAGCGAAGGAGAACTGTGACGACTATTCTCAGTTTATAGGAACTATGACGCAGGGCGATGCGAATGACCTCATGGTGTCTATGACCGACTATGAGTCAGGCGAGCTTGCCGAGTGCGTCATGATACATCTGCCGACAGACAAGCCGTGGGAAGCAGCACTTCTGGTGCCCTTCGGCGGCTGGAACGACTGCCCCACGCCTGACGATATGGCAGCAGTTTTAAAATACTGGTACGAGCAGTACGGCGCAGTGCCGGCAGCGATAACACACGACACCTTAGAGCTGGTGCTCCCCAAGCCCATACCGAGAGAGGACGCATCACAGGTGGCTGTTGAGCAGTATCTTTTCTGCTCTGACAGGGTGACACAGTGTACCAAATCGGGCACTATCGGTGAGCTTGCGGGTGATCTGAGCGTTTCTACCGTGTGGTATTTCTGGTGGGATTAG
- a CDS encoding DUF2357 domain-containing protein, with translation MAGSQQQWVKEFKSFVKDMGDDELFASLDSLLHASRNNFAFNRKIMEKAIDVSWVETIENGLFHVDNVIRNPRRTIEDVEEVVPIALSRKITVESVKHLAQHTDLIQSIDKKTGRITPSKILNVYKEESLMTYENKFVNTLVDRLYIFINRRYEKLAQVAKDEEVLSLGYDTDIDDGSGGKMKININIETIDSLDKVNESGLTVWQRVEKLKKIIEEYKGSELCLTLGNTYIRPPVMRTNAIMKNVDLKACLTLWQYIESYDKVGYEINVQNTAVKPDIKYVEDFYKVVIMSLLLFRSYNAENGNKKLEEMKTVKQRSLQPRFLKHFDKELASTYDIQTEAAAGYLAADSDQKLIKKMPEDVSGVIDQVSKVIEIERNYMREQERLRQERIKAEEEAERLRQEELARQEELRRIEEAKEAERERIRQQQQEEERQLREMLEQKRREQEEAEKERARQEEIRLARLEEERKREEEERLKREKEEAEAAERERIRQEKLQVMTELGEAEGLAAEQIEEEAQAAEEAEEQKAYEEVTEAEIEEVKNDIEEEAAENEEQPEEVEDPRAIAARMKLEQQKREKERRERERAERLKAERQRFESKPFREIYKEYSKNPIYAIPRLIRYILAFVFGIIPEDTDNPDLREKLAKRKAEAEAREIEQAKHIEMEGYYKKYAQTFKYRFMRKIGDIKFKRKKKKERKNSPRPVYKPPVRTAEEQRAIDTEMKRLYKEYHVSLAERFRRWLEEFKFKHRRR, from the coding sequence ATGGCAGGCTCGCAGCAGCAATGGGTAAAGGAATTCAAGAGCTTTGTAAAGGATATGGGCGACGACGAGCTTTTTGCCTCGCTTGACTCGCTTCTTCACGCAAGCAGAAATAATTTTGCATTCAACCGCAAGATAATGGAAAAGGCGATAGACGTATCGTGGGTAGAAACGATAGAAAACGGCCTTTTCCACGTTGATAACGTGATAAGAAACCCAAGACGTACCATTGAGGACGTTGAGGAGGTAGTGCCGATAGCCCTCTCACGCAAGATAACCGTCGAGAGCGTAAAGCACTTAGCACAGCACACAGACCTTATACAGAGCATCGACAAGAAGACAGGGCGCATAACCCCTTCCAAGATACTCAATGTGTATAAGGAAGAAAGCCTTATGACCTACGAGAACAAGTTTGTAAACACCCTCGTAGACAGGCTGTATATATTCATAAACAGAAGATACGAAAAGCTCGCCCAGGTGGCCAAGGACGAGGAAGTGCTCTCTCTCGGCTACGACACCGACATCGACGACGGTTCGGGCGGCAAGATGAAGATAAATATAAATATCGAGACGATAGACAGTCTTGACAAGGTCAATGAGAGCGGCCTGACAGTGTGGCAGAGAGTTGAAAAGCTCAAAAAGATAATCGAGGAATACAAGGGCTCGGAGCTTTGCCTGACACTGGGCAACACCTATATAAGACCGCCTGTCATGCGTACAAACGCTATCATGAAAAACGTTGACCTCAAAGCCTGCCTGACGCTATGGCAGTATATCGAGAGCTACGACAAGGTCGGCTACGAGATAAACGTGCAGAACACAGCCGTCAAGCCGGATATCAAGTATGTAGAGGATTTCTACAAGGTCGTCATCATGAGCCTGCTGCTTTTCCGCTCGTACAATGCAGAAAACGGCAACAAGAAATTAGAGGAGATGAAGACCGTCAAGCAGCGCTCGCTCCAGCCGAGGTTCTTAAAGCACTTTGACAAGGAGCTTGCGAGCACCTATGATATACAGACAGAGGCCGCAGCCGGCTATCTTGCGGCAGACAGCGACCAGAAGCTGATAAAGAAGATGCCTGAGGACGTCAGCGGCGTTATAGACCAGGTGTCCAAGGTAATCGAGATAGAGCGCAATTATATGCGTGAGCAGGAACGCCTTCGCCAGGAGCGCATAAAGGCCGAGGAAGAAGCCGAGCGCCTGCGCCAGGAGGAACTTGCCCGCCAGGAGGAGCTCAGGCGCATAGAAGAAGCCAAAGAGGCCGAGCGGGAGCGTATCAGGCAGCAGCAGCAGGAGGAAGAACGCCAGCTGCGTGAGATGCTCGAACAGAAGCGCCGTGAGCAGGAAGAAGCCGAAAAGGAGCGTGCAAGGCAGGAGGAGATCCGTCTTGCAAGGCTCGAAGAGGAGCGCAAACGAGAAGAAGAAGAGCGCCTGAAGCGGGAGAAGGAGGAGGCCGAGGCCGCCGAAAGAGAGCGTATCAGGCAGGAAAAGCTGCAGGTAATGACCGAGCTTGGCGAGGCCGAGGGACTGGCTGCCGAGCAGATAGAGGAAGAAGCTCAGGCGGCAGAGGAAGCCGAGGAGCAGAAGGCCTACGAGGAAGTTACCGAGGCGGAGATAGAAGAAGTAAAGAACGATATCGAGGAGGAGGCTGCCGAGAACGAGGAGCAGCCTGAGGAGGTAGAAGACCCGAGAGCTATTGCTGCACGAATGAAGCTCGAACAGCAAAAGCGTGAGAAGGAGCGCAGGGAGCGTGAGCGTGCCGAGCGTCTCAAGGCCGAAAGACAGCGCTTTGAGAGCAAGCCTTTCCGGGAGATATACAAGGAATACTCCAAGAACCCGATATACGCTATACCACGTCTGATAAGATATATACTTGCATTCGTATTCGGTATAATACCCGAGGATACAGACAACCCCGACCTCAGAGAGAAACTTGCAAAGCGCAAGGCCGAGGCCGAGGCAAGAGAGATCGAGCAGGCAAAGCATATCGAGATGGAGGGCTACTACAAAAAGTATGCCCAGACATTCAAGTATCGCTTTATGCGAAAGATCGGCGATATCAAGTTCAAGCGCAAAAAGAAGAAAGAGCGCAAGAACAGCCCGAGGCCTGTATACAAGCCGCCTGTTCGCACCGCAGAGGAGCAGCGTGCTATTGATACAGAGATGAAGCGCCTGTATAAGGAGTATCACGTATCTCTTGCGGAGAGATTTAGAAGGTGGCTCGAGGAATTTAAGTTCAAGCATCGAAGGAGATGA
- a CDS encoding EAL domain-containing protein yields the protein MYYRNVREISSGSAAFLQTQTRLNTPDMGVLMPEAYRELCDFTNQSVALFGLELVQALDAIKKFEDRDVPFRWLSVYMPVNYLREEKAERGIIGYMERYKVDSNRLCFELPDKLLSETSGAAADNIQKLRNRGFHFMLQNFGAASTPMMRLSDFAVDYVLMSGEVTTYLGRDSRADNAVKSMIAFAKDMGAEPIADSVVNASQAEMLFELECNYCTGTLAGKYTQERYVRRRGDDAEEDTQE from the coding sequence ATGTATTACAGGAACGTGCGTGAGATATCAAGCGGCTCGGCGGCGTTTTTGCAGACGCAGACAAGGCTCAACACTCCTGACATGGGCGTGCTGATGCCCGAAGCGTACAGGGAGCTGTGCGATTTTACAAACCAGTCGGTGGCGCTTTTCGGGCTTGAACTCGTGCAGGCGCTCGACGCTATAAAGAAATTTGAAGACAGAGATGTGCCGTTTCGCTGGCTGAGCGTGTATATGCCGGTCAACTACTTAAGAGAGGAAAAGGCGGAGCGTGGCATTATCGGATATATGGAAAGATACAAGGTCGATTCAAACCGCCTGTGTTTTGAACTGCCTGACAAGCTGCTTTCCGAGACAAGCGGCGCTGCGGCTGATAATATACAGAAGCTGCGAAACAGGGGCTTCCACTTTATGCTGCAAAACTTCGGTGCGGCTTCAACGCCTATGATGAGGCTGTCGGATTTTGCGGTGGACTATGTGCTTATGAGCGGCGAGGTGACTACATACCTCGGGCGTGATTCAAGAGCTGACAATGCCGTCAAGTCAATGATAGCCTTTGCAAAGGATATGGGCGCTGAGCCTATAGCCGACAGCGTGGTCAACGCTTCGCAGGCAGAGATGCTTTTTGAGCTTGAATGCAACTACTGCACGGGAACGCTTGCAGGAAAATATACGCAGGAGCGCTACGTCAGACGCCGTGGCGACGATGCAGAAGAAGATACCCAGGAATGA
- a CDS encoding signal peptidase I, which produces MKSAENTANTKGRLTKAFDIALTAVIAVLVIVIGYTMYQSHHGKSASFFGKSVLVVVTGSMEPSISEGDHIFIEKCDPDTLKEGDIITFTSHEEDINGKLVTHRIIAKNADGSFETKGDANPTADKEPVKPSDIEGRYAGRARVFDLIGSFGSPQKLIMVFVMIPLALVSLYEVKTLMKLFIKSRAEQRLTDEELKQKLIREEIEKEKERLRQQAENDKAGEVEPDGTGSDNEA; this is translated from the coding sequence TTGAAAAGCGCCGAAAATACAGCAAATACAAAAGGCAGACTGACTAAAGCCTTCGATATAGCGCTAACAGCTGTTATCGCCGTGCTTGTTATCGTGATAGGCTATACTATGTATCAGAGCCACCACGGCAAGTCGGCAAGCTTCTTCGGCAAGAGCGTGCTTGTGGTAGTCACAGGCAGTATGGAGCCGTCTATCAGCGAGGGAGACCACATTTTCATTGAGAAATGCGACCCCGATACGCTCAAAGAGGGCGATATAATAACATTCACCTCCCACGAGGAGGATATAAACGGCAAGCTGGTTACTCACCGCATAATAGCCAAAAACGCCGACGGCAGCTTTGAAACAAAGGGCGATGCTAACCCCACAGCCGATAAAGAGCCCGTTAAGCCCTCTGATATCGAGGGCAGATATGCGGGCAGGGCAAGGGTGTTTGACCTGATAGGGTCATTCGGCAGCCCCCAGAAGCTGATAATGGTGTTTGTGATGATACCGCTTGCACTTGTGTCGCTTTATGAGGTCAAGACGCTGATGAAGCTGTTCATTAAAAGCAGGGCAGAGCAGCGGCTGACTGATGAAGAGCTCAAACAAAAGCTTATAAGAGAAGAGATAGAAAAGGAAAAAGAACGCCTGCGGCAGCAGGCCGAGAATGATAAAGCAGGGGAGGTGGAGCCTGATGGGACAGGAAGCGATAATGAGGCGTAA